ATGCCGCGCACTCTGGCATTTCTAAAAGTGAGTTCCAGCGATTTGACTTTGCCGGCAAGTAGGTCGGTAAAGCTGTAGGACTTGATTTTGGCTTTTACCTGACCACCCAGTCTCTTCTCCAAAGCTCTGGTTGCAGCCTTGCTGGCCACAAAAGCGCTCAAGGCATTCACGCCGCTTATTTTCTGAATGAAACGACTAACCGAATGACCAACGGGAAATGGCGGCTCTTCGTCGGCAAAAGCCGGCTGAGCAACAAAAATCAGACCTAGAACTAAGCATGAGGCTAAAAGGCGCTTCCGTTCGGACATTTGGGCATCCTCGTAAGTGTCCTGAAGAGCATATCAGACACAACTGCATGGCAAAAGTTATTCTGCCTTAAATCTATTGCCCGAACCCGGAAAGTGCCGTTACTGCTTGATTTTATCGCCCAAAGCTTCTTTTAAAACTTCGTTTTGTTTGAGCAGTGCCTTCAAGTGCTCGTTGGCTACAGCCAATTCCGCCTGCAATTCTGCAACTGTCTGTTCGTGCGAAACACCAGTTACCGGATCACGTGCCGGCATCTTCGGCAGAAGCACATAGCCTAATTGCACAGCCTTCAGAGCAGCAGCTGTTCTTGTCGGTACTTTCAATTTGGCAAGAATGCACTCAATGTGTTTTTCTACCGTGCGCAGCTTCATATCGAGCTCGTCGGCAATTTCTTTGTTGCGCAAATCCAGTCTGATAAGTACTTCAATTTCTCTGTCGGTCAGGTTACAGTTCGGCAAAGAAGTAGCTGGATTCTGCTTAACCAACTGGGTAATTTTTGGATCGCAATAGGGCAGTCCTCTGGTGACCTGCTCAATTGCTTCGAATAATGTTCTAGGTCCGGATGATTTCAGGCAGAAACCACGCGAGCCTGCACGCAACAATTGGTTGTGATACTTGGTTGCATGATATGAGTCAGTCAAGACTAAGACGTTCGAATTAGGCATCTCGTCATGCACGCGACGGCATACTTCAACACCGTTCAGCACGTCTAGATCAACATCGAGAATTACAAAATCAGGCTTCATGCGTCGGATAATTTCCACGCCTGTCATACCGTCTGCGGCTTCACCAACAACATCAACCACTTCGGTTATCACTCGCTTCAGCCCAAAGCGAATTAGTTCATGTCTTTCACAAATTACCGTTCTGGGTCGGAACACTTTTGTCTCTCAATCCTTGAGGAGTCTGACTTTTAATTCTAGCAAGATTGCCCTTTGATATTGCCTTGAATGGATAGTTGTACCTACCATTCCGTCAAGTACATACCTTATTTAGTAAATATATAAACGCCTGACAGGCGATTGTTGCAAAAATCGGTCCCCTCTTGGCAAGCCTGGCTTGGCTTTTAGGGCAT
The Candidatus Obscuribacterales bacterium DNA segment above includes these coding regions:
- a CDS encoding response regulator transcription factor, whose translation is MFRPRTVICERHELIRFGLKRVITEVVDVVGEAADGMTGVEIIRRMKPDFVILDVDLDVLNGVEVCRRVHDEMPNSNVLVLTDSYHATKYHNQLLRAGSRGFCLKSSGPRTLFEAIEQVTRGLPYCDPKITQLVKQNPATSLPNCNLTDREIEVLIRLDLRNKEIADELDMKLRTVEKHIECILAKLKVPTRTAAALKAVQLGYVLLPKMPARDPVTGVSHEQTVAELQAELAVANEHLKALLKQNEVLKEALGDKIKQ